One part of the Ancylomarina subtilis genome encodes these proteins:
- a CDS encoding XRE family transcriptional regulator yields MQYLAQNLKYLRLRKRLSQTKLSFKIGIGASSISAYEKKRSTPKLDTLLKFTKFYNRALDELVLTDISAQDKEKLQDTKGDKLRILPIVVDDQNEEMITLVPVKAAAGYLNGYSDTEFISELPNFRMPFAELSENKSYRAFQIEGESMLPIPAGAYIICEYVQDWELIRNGSCHVVVSTEDGIVYKRVQKDLDNNQFILHSDNPEYSTFEIGLNQVLEVWKALGYVCFDLPVIQNQD; encoded by the coding sequence ATGCAATATCTCGCACAGAATTTGAAATACCTTCGCTTAAGAAAACGATTATCTCAAACAAAACTTTCTTTTAAAATAGGTATTGGTGCCTCATCCATATCCGCTTATGAGAAAAAAAGATCGACACCCAAACTTGATACACTTCTTAAATTCACGAAGTTCTACAATCGAGCTTTGGATGAACTCGTACTAACCGATATTAGCGCTCAGGACAAAGAAAAACTTCAGGATACCAAAGGCGATAAACTAAGGATTCTCCCCATTGTTGTGGATGATCAAAATGAAGAGATGATCACACTTGTTCCTGTAAAGGCGGCGGCTGGTTATTTAAATGGCTATTCGGATACTGAATTTATTAGTGAACTTCCAAACTTCAGAATGCCCTTTGCAGAACTGTCGGAAAACAAAAGCTACCGTGCTTTCCAAATTGAAGGCGAAAGTATGTTACCCATACCTGCTGGTGCCTATATCATTTGTGAATATGTACAAGATTGGGAACTGATTCGGAATGGATCCTGTCATGTTGTTGTCAGTACTGAAGATGGAATCGTTTACAAGCGTGTTCAAAAGGATTTGGATAACAATCAATTTATCCTGCATTCGGACAATCCGGAATATTCAACATTTGAAATCGGCTTAAATCAAGTTTTGGAAGTCTGGAAAGCCTTGGGCTATGTTTGTTTTGACTTACCCGTTATTCAAAATCAAGATTAA